In the genome of Lolium rigidum isolate FL_2022 unplaced genomic scaffold, APGP_CSIRO_Lrig_0.1 contig_35737_1, whole genome shotgun sequence, one region contains:
- the LOC124681212 gene encoding endo-1,4-beta-xylanase 1-like isoform X1, which translates to MMRRCGLLSFLCRPRRGGRAASLLPNPDPPPPEPKGEEDHTSSDKVIMENILPNSDFSEDLSSWHPNGCHAFVAVEGSGYHNGIRPHSGSKYAVLTNRTQTWQGLEQDLTENIGIGTKYVVNAHVRVHGELHEPVGVQATLKLEDEGSSASYRSVARISASRERWEKLEGSFELTTVPRRLVFYLEGPPAGVDLLIDSVTISCMKTERKTSLIGGTTNIILNCNFSEGLHSWRPIHCHAYVASQWSGFLDGIKGSSGENYAVVSKRTEQWQGLEQDITDRVSTGTAYSVSAYVRVDGNIHGKAEVKATLRLQNPDEPAHYSSIGRVLASKEKWEKLEGSFSLTNMPKCVVFYLEGPPGGVDLIIDSVTITRSEHKQSKDVQSPSGIETVIKNPQFIEGLSSWSGRGCNICRHEFTAYGNVKPVSGNYFASATGRIHSWNGIQQDITGRVQRKVSYEISSHVRIFGSSNETEVRATLWVQENGREQYLCISKNQASDKRWTHLKGKLLLHAPFSKAVLFIEGPPAGIDILVDGLVLSPARKLQAAPRPKIENVLYGANIMQNSAFSHGLAGWSPMGSCRLSVHTESPHLLASILKDPSSQQHISGRYIVATNRTAVWMGPSQVITDKLRLHTTYRVSAWVRTGAGGHGRHHVNVCLGVDDQWLNGGQVEADGDQWYEIKGAFKLEKQPSKVIAYVQGPPSGVDIRVMGLQIYAVDRKARFDYLKDKSDKVRKRDIVLKFQGSNAANVFGSALKIQQTENSFAFGSCINRSNIENEDLADFFVKNFNWGVFENELKWYWTEAEQGKLNYKDSDELLKFCQKHNIQVRGHCLFWEVEDSVQPWLRSLHGHHLMAAIQGRLHSLLSRYKGQFKHHDVNNEMLHGSFYQDRLGRDIRAHMFREAHKLDPSAVLFVNDYNVEDGCDSKSTPEKFIEQIVDLQERGAPVGGIGVQGHISHPVGDIICDSLDKLAILGLPIWITELDVSAENEHIRADDFEVCLRECFAHPAVEGVVLWGFWEAFMFREHAHLVDADGTINEAGKRYLAMKKEWLTQTNGDIDYHGEFKFRGYHGSYTVEVATPSGKVSRSFVVDKENPVQVVTLNI; encoded by the exons ATGATGCGGCGATGCGGGTTGCTTTCGTTTCTCTGCCGCCCCCGCCGGGGTGGTCGCGCCGCCTCTTTGCTCCCGAATCCAGATCCACCGCCTCCCGAGCCTAAG GGAGAGGAGGACCACACTTCTTCTGACAAAGTTATCATGGAGAACATTCTACCAAACAGTGATTTTTCTGAAGatctatcttcatggcatcctaaCGGTTGCCATGCATTTGTGGCTGTTGAAGGATCTGGTTACCATAATGGTATAAGGCCACATTCAGGGTCTAAGTATGCTGTACTTACTAATCGCACACAGACTTGGCAAGGACTTGAGCAGGATTTAACAGAAAACATTGGCATTGGTACGAAATACGTTGTAAATGCCCATGTCAGAGTTCATGGGGAACTTCATGAGCCTGTTGGGGTCCAGGCCACGTTAAAACTTGAGGACGAGGGATCTTCTGCCAGCTACCGCTCTGTTGCAAG GATTTCGGCCTCGCGAGAACGCTGGGAGAAGTTGGAAGGTTCATTTGAGCTTACAACAGTACCAAGACGTTTGGTATTTTATCTTGAAGGCCCCCCTGCTGGTGTAGACTTGCTCATAGATTCAGTTACCATATCCTGCATG AAAACAGAGAGGAAGACATCATTGATTGGTGGAACAACAAACATCATTTTAAATTGTAATTTTTCCGAAGGCCTTCATTCATGGCGTCCTATCCACTGTCATGCATATGTGGCATCACAATGGTCCGGTTTCCTTGATGGTATTAAAGGGAGCTCAGGAGAAAATTATGCCGTTGTTTCAAAAAGAACTGAACAATGGCAAGGTCTTGAACAAGATATTACAGATAGAGTATCTACCGGCACTGCTTATTCAGTTTCAGCGTATGTCAGAGTTGATGGGAATATCCATGGTAAAGCTGAAGTAAAAGCAACCCTGAGGTTGCAAAATCCAGATGAACCAGCACACTACAGTTCTATTGGAAG GGTGTTAGCCTCAAAAGAAAAGTGGGAGAAGTTGGAAGGCTCTTTTTCTTTGACAAATATGCCAAAATGTGTGGTCTTTTACCTTGAAGGACCTCCTGGTGGGGTGGATCTTATAATCGATTCTGTTACTATTACTAGATCTGAACATAAGCAGTCCAAG GATGTTCAATCACCAAGTGGAATCGAGACTGTTATTAAGAATCCTCAGTTTATAGAAGGGTTAAGCAGTTGGTCTGGAAGAGGATGCAATATCTGCAGGCATGAGTTCACTGCATATGGGAATGTAAAGCCCGTAAGTGGCAACTACTTTGCTTCAGCAACTGGACGGATTCACAGTTGGAATGGCATTCAGCAAGATATCACAGGCAGAGTGCAAAGAAAAGTCTCTTACGAGATCAGTTCTCATGTTCGCATATTTGGAAGTTCTAATGAGACTGAAGTTCGCGCTACTTTGTGGGTACAAGAAAATGGCCGTGAACAATATTTGTGCATTTCAAA AAACCAGGCCTCTGATAAGCGCTGGACACATTTGAAAGGAAAGTTGCTCCTTCATGCTCCCTTCTCCAAAGCTGTCCTTTTTATAGAGGGGCCACCTGCAGGAATTGACATCCTTGtggacggccttgttctatctccGGCAAGAAAACTTCAGGCTGCTCCACGCCCAAAAATTGAG AATGTTTTGTATGGAGCTAATATTATGCAGAACAGCGCTTTCTCTCATGGGCTTGCTGGGTGGAGTCCTATGGGATCATGTCGATTGAGTGTCCACACGGAATCACCCCATCTGCTAGCTTCCATCTTGAAGGACCCCTCGAGTCAGCAGCATATAAGTGGTCGCTATATCGTTGCTACAAATCGCACCGCTGTGTGGATGGGCCCTTCTCAGGTAATAACTGACAAGCTAAGGCTGCACACTACCTACAGAGTATCTGCCTGGGTACGCACTGGAGCTGGAGGACATGGCCGACACCATGTCAATGTTTGTCTTGGTGTAGATGACCAATGGCTTAATGGTGGGCAAGTGGAAGCTGATGGGGACCAATGGTATGAAATCAAAGGAGCATTCAAGCTTGAAAAACAACCATccaaagttattgcatatgttcaGGGTCCTCCTTCGGGTGTTGATATCAGAGTTATGGGCCTACAAATTTATGCAGTTGATAGGAAAGCACGTTTTGATTATCTTAAGGACAAATCAGAcaag GTAAGAAAGCGTGATATTGTTCTGAAGTTCCAAGGATCAAATGCCGCAAATGTTTTTGGTTCAGCTCTCAAGATACAACAAACTGAGAACAGTTTTGCATTTGGATCATGCATTAACAGAAGTAACATCGAGAATGAGGATCTTGCTGATTTCTTCGTGAAGAATTTCAATTGGGGTGTATTTGAGAATGAACTGAAGTGGTACTGGACAGAGGCGGAACAAGGAAAGCTAAATTATAAAGATTCTGATGAGTTGCTTAAATTTTGTCAGAAACATAACATACAAGTCCGTGGCCACTGCTTATTTTGGGAAGTGGAAGATTCAGTGCAGCCGTGGCTTCGATCATTGCATGGACATCACTTGATGGCTGCCATACAAGGTCGTTTGCATAGCCTACTGTCAAGGTACAAAGGTCAGTTTAAACATCATGATGTTAACAATGAGATGTTGCATGGGTCTTTCTATCAAGATAGACTTGGAAGGGATATTAGGGCTCACATGTTCAGGGAAGCACATAAACTTGATCCTTCAGCCGTCCTCTTTGTTAATGATTACAACGTTGAGGATGGATGTGATTCGAAATCCACCCCAGAGAAGTTCATCGAGCAGATTGTTGATCTCCAGGAACGGGGCGCACCAGTTGGTGGGATTGGTGTGCAAGGTCATATCAGCCATCCAGTGGGAGATATCATATGTGACTCCCTAGATAAACTGGCCATATTGGGTCTACCGATTTGGATTACAGAACTGGATGTCTCGGCAGAGAACGAACACATACGAGCTGACGATTTCGAGGTGTGCCTCCGCGAATGCTTCGCGCATCCTGCTGTGGAGGGGGTTGTCCTATGGGGATTCTGGGAGGCGTTCATGTTTCGTGAACATGCTCACCTGGTCGACGCCGATGGAACAATCAACGAGGCTGGCAAAAGGTATCTTGCTATGAAGAAAGAGTGGTTAACCCAAACCAATGGTGACATTGATTACCATGGGGAGTTCAAATTCAGAGGCTACCATGGTTCATACACGGTAGAAGTAGCGACACCCTCAGGAAAGGTATCTCGATCATTTGTTGTTGACAAGGAGAACCCTGTGCAGGTGGTTACTTTGAACATTTAG
- the LOC124681212 gene encoding endo-1,4-beta-xylanase 1-like isoform X2 yields the protein MENILPNSDFSEDLSSWHPNGCHAFVAVEGSGYHNGIRPHSGSKYAVLTNRTQTWQGLEQDLTENIGIGTKYVVNAHVRVHGELHEPVGVQATLKLEDEGSSASYRSVARISASRERWEKLEGSFELTTVPRRLVFYLEGPPAGVDLLIDSVTISCMKTERKTSLIGGTTNIILNCNFSEGLHSWRPIHCHAYVASQWSGFLDGIKGSSGENYAVVSKRTEQWQGLEQDITDRVSTGTAYSVSAYVRVDGNIHGKAEVKATLRLQNPDEPAHYSSIGRVLASKEKWEKLEGSFSLTNMPKCVVFYLEGPPGGVDLIIDSVTITRSEHKQSKDVQSPSGIETVIKNPQFIEGLSSWSGRGCNICRHEFTAYGNVKPVSGNYFASATGRIHSWNGIQQDITGRVQRKVSYEISSHVRIFGSSNETEVRATLWVQENGREQYLCISKNQASDKRWTHLKGKLLLHAPFSKAVLFIEGPPAGIDILVDGLVLSPARKLQAAPRPKIENVLYGANIMQNSAFSHGLAGWSPMGSCRLSVHTESPHLLASILKDPSSQQHISGRYIVATNRTAVWMGPSQVITDKLRLHTTYRVSAWVRTGAGGHGRHHVNVCLGVDDQWLNGGQVEADGDQWYEIKGAFKLEKQPSKVIAYVQGPPSGVDIRVMGLQIYAVDRKARFDYLKDKSDKVRKRDIVLKFQGSNAANVFGSALKIQQTENSFAFGSCINRSNIENEDLADFFVKNFNWGVFENELKWYWTEAEQGKLNYKDSDELLKFCQKHNIQVRGHCLFWEVEDSVQPWLRSLHGHHLMAAIQGRLHSLLSRYKGQFKHHDVNNEMLHGSFYQDRLGRDIRAHMFREAHKLDPSAVLFVNDYNVEDGCDSKSTPEKFIEQIVDLQERGAPVGGIGVQGHISHPVGDIICDSLDKLAILGLPIWITELDVSAENEHIRADDFEVCLRECFAHPAVEGVVLWGFWEAFMFREHAHLVDADGTINEAGKRYLAMKKEWLTQTNGDIDYHGEFKFRGYHGSYTVEVATPSGKVSRSFVVDKENPVQVVTLNI from the exons ATGGAGAACATTCTACCAAACAGTGATTTTTCTGAAGatctatcttcatggcatcctaaCGGTTGCCATGCATTTGTGGCTGTTGAAGGATCTGGTTACCATAATGGTATAAGGCCACATTCAGGGTCTAAGTATGCTGTACTTACTAATCGCACACAGACTTGGCAAGGACTTGAGCAGGATTTAACAGAAAACATTGGCATTGGTACGAAATACGTTGTAAATGCCCATGTCAGAGTTCATGGGGAACTTCATGAGCCTGTTGGGGTCCAGGCCACGTTAAAACTTGAGGACGAGGGATCTTCTGCCAGCTACCGCTCTGTTGCAAG GATTTCGGCCTCGCGAGAACGCTGGGAGAAGTTGGAAGGTTCATTTGAGCTTACAACAGTACCAAGACGTTTGGTATTTTATCTTGAAGGCCCCCCTGCTGGTGTAGACTTGCTCATAGATTCAGTTACCATATCCTGCATG AAAACAGAGAGGAAGACATCATTGATTGGTGGAACAACAAACATCATTTTAAATTGTAATTTTTCCGAAGGCCTTCATTCATGGCGTCCTATCCACTGTCATGCATATGTGGCATCACAATGGTCCGGTTTCCTTGATGGTATTAAAGGGAGCTCAGGAGAAAATTATGCCGTTGTTTCAAAAAGAACTGAACAATGGCAAGGTCTTGAACAAGATATTACAGATAGAGTATCTACCGGCACTGCTTATTCAGTTTCAGCGTATGTCAGAGTTGATGGGAATATCCATGGTAAAGCTGAAGTAAAAGCAACCCTGAGGTTGCAAAATCCAGATGAACCAGCACACTACAGTTCTATTGGAAG GGTGTTAGCCTCAAAAGAAAAGTGGGAGAAGTTGGAAGGCTCTTTTTCTTTGACAAATATGCCAAAATGTGTGGTCTTTTACCTTGAAGGACCTCCTGGTGGGGTGGATCTTATAATCGATTCTGTTACTATTACTAGATCTGAACATAAGCAGTCCAAG GATGTTCAATCACCAAGTGGAATCGAGACTGTTATTAAGAATCCTCAGTTTATAGAAGGGTTAAGCAGTTGGTCTGGAAGAGGATGCAATATCTGCAGGCATGAGTTCACTGCATATGGGAATGTAAAGCCCGTAAGTGGCAACTACTTTGCTTCAGCAACTGGACGGATTCACAGTTGGAATGGCATTCAGCAAGATATCACAGGCAGAGTGCAAAGAAAAGTCTCTTACGAGATCAGTTCTCATGTTCGCATATTTGGAAGTTCTAATGAGACTGAAGTTCGCGCTACTTTGTGGGTACAAGAAAATGGCCGTGAACAATATTTGTGCATTTCAAA AAACCAGGCCTCTGATAAGCGCTGGACACATTTGAAAGGAAAGTTGCTCCTTCATGCTCCCTTCTCCAAAGCTGTCCTTTTTATAGAGGGGCCACCTGCAGGAATTGACATCCTTGtggacggccttgttctatctccGGCAAGAAAACTTCAGGCTGCTCCACGCCCAAAAATTGAG AATGTTTTGTATGGAGCTAATATTATGCAGAACAGCGCTTTCTCTCATGGGCTTGCTGGGTGGAGTCCTATGGGATCATGTCGATTGAGTGTCCACACGGAATCACCCCATCTGCTAGCTTCCATCTTGAAGGACCCCTCGAGTCAGCAGCATATAAGTGGTCGCTATATCGTTGCTACAAATCGCACCGCTGTGTGGATGGGCCCTTCTCAGGTAATAACTGACAAGCTAAGGCTGCACACTACCTACAGAGTATCTGCCTGGGTACGCACTGGAGCTGGAGGACATGGCCGACACCATGTCAATGTTTGTCTTGGTGTAGATGACCAATGGCTTAATGGTGGGCAAGTGGAAGCTGATGGGGACCAATGGTATGAAATCAAAGGAGCATTCAAGCTTGAAAAACAACCATccaaagttattgcatatgttcaGGGTCCTCCTTCGGGTGTTGATATCAGAGTTATGGGCCTACAAATTTATGCAGTTGATAGGAAAGCACGTTTTGATTATCTTAAGGACAAATCAGAcaag GTAAGAAAGCGTGATATTGTTCTGAAGTTCCAAGGATCAAATGCCGCAAATGTTTTTGGTTCAGCTCTCAAGATACAACAAACTGAGAACAGTTTTGCATTTGGATCATGCATTAACAGAAGTAACATCGAGAATGAGGATCTTGCTGATTTCTTCGTGAAGAATTTCAATTGGGGTGTATTTGAGAATGAACTGAAGTGGTACTGGACAGAGGCGGAACAAGGAAAGCTAAATTATAAAGATTCTGATGAGTTGCTTAAATTTTGTCAGAAACATAACATACAAGTCCGTGGCCACTGCTTATTTTGGGAAGTGGAAGATTCAGTGCAGCCGTGGCTTCGATCATTGCATGGACATCACTTGATGGCTGCCATACAAGGTCGTTTGCATAGCCTACTGTCAAGGTACAAAGGTCAGTTTAAACATCATGATGTTAACAATGAGATGTTGCATGGGTCTTTCTATCAAGATAGACTTGGAAGGGATATTAGGGCTCACATGTTCAGGGAAGCACATAAACTTGATCCTTCAGCCGTCCTCTTTGTTAATGATTACAACGTTGAGGATGGATGTGATTCGAAATCCACCCCAGAGAAGTTCATCGAGCAGATTGTTGATCTCCAGGAACGGGGCGCACCAGTTGGTGGGATTGGTGTGCAAGGTCATATCAGCCATCCAGTGGGAGATATCATATGTGACTCCCTAGATAAACTGGCCATATTGGGTCTACCGATTTGGATTACAGAACTGGATGTCTCGGCAGAGAACGAACACATACGAGCTGACGATTTCGAGGTGTGCCTCCGCGAATGCTTCGCGCATCCTGCTGTGGAGGGGGTTGTCCTATGGGGATTCTGGGAGGCGTTCATGTTTCGTGAACATGCTCACCTGGTCGACGCCGATGGAACAATCAACGAGGCTGGCAAAAGGTATCTTGCTATGAAGAAAGAGTGGTTAACCCAAACCAATGGTGACATTGATTACCATGGGGAGTTCAAATTCAGAGGCTACCATGGTTCATACACGGTAGAAGTAGCGACACCCTCAGGAAAGGTATCTCGATCATTTGTTGTTGACAAGGAGAACCCTGTGCAGGTGGTTACTTTGAACATTTAG
- the LOC124681212 gene encoding endo-1,4-beta-xylanase 1-like isoform X3, with the protein MKTERKTSLIGGTTNIILNCNFSEGLHSWRPIHCHAYVASQWSGFLDGIKGSSGENYAVVSKRTEQWQGLEQDITDRVSTGTAYSVSAYVRVDGNIHGKAEVKATLRLQNPDEPAHYSSIGRVLASKEKWEKLEGSFSLTNMPKCVVFYLEGPPGGVDLIIDSVTITRSEHKQSKDVQSPSGIETVIKNPQFIEGLSSWSGRGCNICRHEFTAYGNVKPVSGNYFASATGRIHSWNGIQQDITGRVQRKVSYEISSHVRIFGSSNETEVRATLWVQENGREQYLCISKNQASDKRWTHLKGKLLLHAPFSKAVLFIEGPPAGIDILVDGLVLSPARKLQAAPRPKIENVLYGANIMQNSAFSHGLAGWSPMGSCRLSVHTESPHLLASILKDPSSQQHISGRYIVATNRTAVWMGPSQVITDKLRLHTTYRVSAWVRTGAGGHGRHHVNVCLGVDDQWLNGGQVEADGDQWYEIKGAFKLEKQPSKVIAYVQGPPSGVDIRVMGLQIYAVDRKARFDYLKDKSDKVRKRDIVLKFQGSNAANVFGSALKIQQTENSFAFGSCINRSNIENEDLADFFVKNFNWGVFENELKWYWTEAEQGKLNYKDSDELLKFCQKHNIQVRGHCLFWEVEDSVQPWLRSLHGHHLMAAIQGRLHSLLSRYKGQFKHHDVNNEMLHGSFYQDRLGRDIRAHMFREAHKLDPSAVLFVNDYNVEDGCDSKSTPEKFIEQIVDLQERGAPVGGIGVQGHISHPVGDIICDSLDKLAILGLPIWITELDVSAENEHIRADDFEVCLRECFAHPAVEGVVLWGFWEAFMFREHAHLVDADGTINEAGKRYLAMKKEWLTQTNGDIDYHGEFKFRGYHGSYTVEVATPSGKVSRSFVVDKENPVQVVTLNI; encoded by the exons ATG AAAACAGAGAGGAAGACATCATTGATTGGTGGAACAACAAACATCATTTTAAATTGTAATTTTTCCGAAGGCCTTCATTCATGGCGTCCTATCCACTGTCATGCATATGTGGCATCACAATGGTCCGGTTTCCTTGATGGTATTAAAGGGAGCTCAGGAGAAAATTATGCCGTTGTTTCAAAAAGAACTGAACAATGGCAAGGTCTTGAACAAGATATTACAGATAGAGTATCTACCGGCACTGCTTATTCAGTTTCAGCGTATGTCAGAGTTGATGGGAATATCCATGGTAAAGCTGAAGTAAAAGCAACCCTGAGGTTGCAAAATCCAGATGAACCAGCACACTACAGTTCTATTGGAAG GGTGTTAGCCTCAAAAGAAAAGTGGGAGAAGTTGGAAGGCTCTTTTTCTTTGACAAATATGCCAAAATGTGTGGTCTTTTACCTTGAAGGACCTCCTGGTGGGGTGGATCTTATAATCGATTCTGTTACTATTACTAGATCTGAACATAAGCAGTCCAAG GATGTTCAATCACCAAGTGGAATCGAGACTGTTATTAAGAATCCTCAGTTTATAGAAGGGTTAAGCAGTTGGTCTGGAAGAGGATGCAATATCTGCAGGCATGAGTTCACTGCATATGGGAATGTAAAGCCCGTAAGTGGCAACTACTTTGCTTCAGCAACTGGACGGATTCACAGTTGGAATGGCATTCAGCAAGATATCACAGGCAGAGTGCAAAGAAAAGTCTCTTACGAGATCAGTTCTCATGTTCGCATATTTGGAAGTTCTAATGAGACTGAAGTTCGCGCTACTTTGTGGGTACAAGAAAATGGCCGTGAACAATATTTGTGCATTTCAAA AAACCAGGCCTCTGATAAGCGCTGGACACATTTGAAAGGAAAGTTGCTCCTTCATGCTCCCTTCTCCAAAGCTGTCCTTTTTATAGAGGGGCCACCTGCAGGAATTGACATCCTTGtggacggccttgttctatctccGGCAAGAAAACTTCAGGCTGCTCCACGCCCAAAAATTGAG AATGTTTTGTATGGAGCTAATATTATGCAGAACAGCGCTTTCTCTCATGGGCTTGCTGGGTGGAGTCCTATGGGATCATGTCGATTGAGTGTCCACACGGAATCACCCCATCTGCTAGCTTCCATCTTGAAGGACCCCTCGAGTCAGCAGCATATAAGTGGTCGCTATATCGTTGCTACAAATCGCACCGCTGTGTGGATGGGCCCTTCTCAGGTAATAACTGACAAGCTAAGGCTGCACACTACCTACAGAGTATCTGCCTGGGTACGCACTGGAGCTGGAGGACATGGCCGACACCATGTCAATGTTTGTCTTGGTGTAGATGACCAATGGCTTAATGGTGGGCAAGTGGAAGCTGATGGGGACCAATGGTATGAAATCAAAGGAGCATTCAAGCTTGAAAAACAACCATccaaagttattgcatatgttcaGGGTCCTCCTTCGGGTGTTGATATCAGAGTTATGGGCCTACAAATTTATGCAGTTGATAGGAAAGCACGTTTTGATTATCTTAAGGACAAATCAGAcaag GTAAGAAAGCGTGATATTGTTCTGAAGTTCCAAGGATCAAATGCCGCAAATGTTTTTGGTTCAGCTCTCAAGATACAACAAACTGAGAACAGTTTTGCATTTGGATCATGCATTAACAGAAGTAACATCGAGAATGAGGATCTTGCTGATTTCTTCGTGAAGAATTTCAATTGGGGTGTATTTGAGAATGAACTGAAGTGGTACTGGACAGAGGCGGAACAAGGAAAGCTAAATTATAAAGATTCTGATGAGTTGCTTAAATTTTGTCAGAAACATAACATACAAGTCCGTGGCCACTGCTTATTTTGGGAAGTGGAAGATTCAGTGCAGCCGTGGCTTCGATCATTGCATGGACATCACTTGATGGCTGCCATACAAGGTCGTTTGCATAGCCTACTGTCAAGGTACAAAGGTCAGTTTAAACATCATGATGTTAACAATGAGATGTTGCATGGGTCTTTCTATCAAGATAGACTTGGAAGGGATATTAGGGCTCACATGTTCAGGGAAGCACATAAACTTGATCCTTCAGCCGTCCTCTTTGTTAATGATTACAACGTTGAGGATGGATGTGATTCGAAATCCACCCCAGAGAAGTTCATCGAGCAGATTGTTGATCTCCAGGAACGGGGCGCACCAGTTGGTGGGATTGGTGTGCAAGGTCATATCAGCCATCCAGTGGGAGATATCATATGTGACTCCCTAGATAAACTGGCCATATTGGGTCTACCGATTTGGATTACAGAACTGGATGTCTCGGCAGAGAACGAACACATACGAGCTGACGATTTCGAGGTGTGCCTCCGCGAATGCTTCGCGCATCCTGCTGTGGAGGGGGTTGTCCTATGGGGATTCTGGGAGGCGTTCATGTTTCGTGAACATGCTCACCTGGTCGACGCCGATGGAACAATCAACGAGGCTGGCAAAAGGTATCTTGCTATGAAGAAAGAGTGGTTAACCCAAACCAATGGTGACATTGATTACCATGGGGAGTTCAAATTCAGAGGCTACCATGGTTCATACACGGTAGAAGTAGCGACACCCTCAGGAAAGGTATCTCGATCATTTGTTGTTGACAAGGAGAACCCTGTGCAGGTGGTTACTTTGAACATTTAG